ATAAATACGTCAAAAGATACGATAAAAATGAAAGAGAGGATGCCTGCGTCATATAGACGGCGGGGCATCCTCTTCTTGCATCTACAGCTCGATAGATTCGCCTGGGCGGAGCGCTTTACCTTTGATCCCTTTACCGGCAAGCTGTTCGATGAAGGCATTGCCGTCCTGCTCAATCAGAGAGAAGGTGTTGTAGTGGACGGGGACCACGAATTTGGCCTTCAGCCACTCTGCTGCTGTAACGGCATCCTCAGGACCCATGGTGTACAAATCTCCAATAGGCAGGAATGCAAGATCGATGCTATGCTTGTCGCCAATTAACTTCATATCGGAGAACAGGTTCGTGTCACCTGCGTGAAGTATCGTCGTCCCATTCCACTTGATCACAAGTCCGGCGGGCATCCCGGCATAGACAATACTCTTTTGATCGTGAAGAATGATGCCCGAGCTGTGAAAGGCTGGTACCATATGTATCTCTGCGAAGCCTAAGGAGAGCTTGCCGCCGATATTCATGTCCTGTGTTTTGATTCCCTGCCAGCTCATGTAGGTCGCTAATTCATGAATGGCGATGAGGGTGGCGTCATTTTGCTTGGTAATCGAAGCTGCGTCTTGAATGTGATCTGCATGGGCATGCGTTAGCAGTACATAATCCGCCTTGATCGATTCCGGCTTCGCCGATGCGGCTGGGTTGTCCGACAGAAACGGATCAATAATGATGGAATGCTGTCCATCGGATACTTGAATGCAAGAGTGTCCGTGATATTCAATTCGTAACATAAATAATCCTCCCGTTAGGAAATGGATGCTGCACAATTATTGTAAGGGAAAAACGAAGAAAAAGAAAAATGTACGGTATAGCGTGTTCTTGGAAGGGGTTCCGCAAGCTTCGTTCTAATAATAAAGGTAAGTAAATTCATGAGGACAAAGAGCGCAAATCTACATACTTAAGTGAGGAGCTGACAGGATGACAATAACAACACATAGTAGTACTCAAGTATTGAATAGCGATGCAGTTCTCGGTGCTCTGGAGCACAGTCTGGCCATGATTGAATTTGATCCACAAGGAAAGGTCCTTTGGGCAAATGAGAATTTCGCCAAAGCGATGGGCTACACGACATCGGAAATCAAGGGGATGCTGCATAGGCAATTTTGTTTACAAGAATACGCTGAAAGTGCTGAATATAAGCAATTATGGGATAATTTACGTCATGGTATTCAGTTTCAGGAAAAGATTCAGCGTGTGACGAAGGTGGGTAAGGTGATCTGGCTGGAGGCCACTTATACGCCTGTAATGTTGGACGGAAGCGTCAATGCTGTGCTGAAGGTTGCTACCGACATTACGAGCCGCCTTGAAAACAGCTCAGCAAAGGTGATGGAAGAGCTGAAGCAAATGGCCGGGAGTTTGCTCGGTCGCGCCGGCGAAGGGATTCAGCGCAGCAAGGAAGTAGAAACGGCCATTGGCAGAATTGTGAAGGAATCTAACGACAATCAGCAGATGTACGATGCTTTGCAGAAGCAGGCGGATTCTATCAAGGGTTTGATTCGCACCATTCGCGATATTGCAGCTCAAACCAATCTGCTCGCATTGAACGCAGCGATTGAAGCCGCGCATGCCGGTGAATTCGGTCGTGGATTCGATATTGTTGCTAAAGAGGTTCGTAAGCTGGCGGGTCAGGTAGAGGGATCTACCCGGGAGGTTAGCAGTAATATCGAGGGAATTCATTTGCAAATTACGCAAATTGGTCAGGGAACAAGTCGGTCGAATCTTGCCATCGTGGACAGTCAGCGCCTCATTGAACAAGCGTTGAATGAATTCAGTGGAATCGGTGAGGCAGCTAGACTCCTTGATTCGAAAGCAAGTGCTTTGGTGGAGATGCTATAAACAGAGGTAACAAATATCTTTAGATTGGAGCCCCTTTGTTGATGAATAACGGGGTTCTTTCCCGTGTCTTGCACTTAGGGCATCTTGTTATTTAAATGAGCGAGCAGATTCGTTTTGCTGCGTTTCATTGCCAATTGCCGGTAGATTTGCGATAATGCGCATAGAGTTGATATGGAATGGAGGAATTTTTCATGGAAACAAATTCAAGAATTCTCGCTTTTATCGGTTCCTATGCTGATGCTGCTGCACCCGGTCTGTATGCGTGCAGCTATGATACAGAAACCGGACAGTTGGAGCTGCTAGAGCAGGCATCGGGCTTGCAGAACCCGACTTTTTTGACTATAGATGCTCGCAGCCATAAGCTTTATGTACTGTCTGAAGCGACGGACGAGGAAGGTAAGCGCTGCGGCGCTGCGGCGACCTACGAGTTTCATTCGGAGACGGGGCAGCTCACTCATTTGAACACGGAAAAGACTGTTCCTGCAACAACCTGCCATATCGCGCTGGATCAGACGTCCCAGCTTGCCATGGTGTCCAGCTATCATGGGGGAATGGTTGGCGTATCGCCTATTCTTCCCGATGGCAGCCTGGGAGTAACCTCGGATATTCAGCAGCATGAAGGGAGCAGCTTACTTCCGGTGCAAGACAGGCCTCGAACTCATTCCGTATTCGTCGATCGTGCCAATCGCTATGTAGGCGTGTGCGATCTTGGCCTCGATCAAATCGTCATGTACAAGCTCGACTTGGAGAGTCAGCGCTTGATCTCGCACGGTGTGACGAAAGTGACGCCGGGCTCAGGCCCGAGGCACTTTGCTCTGCATCGGACGCTGCCGTATGGATACGTCATCAATGAGCTCAACTCCACGATCATCGCGTTTGCTTATGATGAGGAGAAGGGGCAATTGACGGAACTCCAGACGGTTGCCACACTGCCGGAGGATTACACAGGCGACAATGCCACAGCGGATATCCATATCTCCCCGGACGGGCGGTTCTTGTACGGATCGAACCGTGGACATGATAGCATAGTCGTATTCGAGATCGATTCCTCTAGCGGCAAGCTCTCCTACGTCGAGCATTCATCGACACTTGGCGGACATCCCCGGAACTTCGGCATTTCCCCAGATGGCAAATTCCTGCTTGTCGCTAACCGCGATGGAAATAACATTGTCACCTTGGCAAGAGATGGTGCAACCGGAAAGCTGCAGCCGACAGGTGGAGAACTCAGCGTGTCCAAGCCTGTTTGTATCCGGTTTGCAGAGTAGCTTTTTTCGAAGAAGCGTTGCAGACGTCTGTGACGGTTCTATTATCACCTTAGAAGGCTCTTATTCCTCTTGGAGGAAATCTACTGAAGCTCGAAATGGACCCTATAATATCCACAAAATTAGCCGCTGTTGCGGCTTTTTTCTATGAATGGATGCTCACATTGCTTGAGATAGGAATGTAGAGCCCGACCTCGCAATAATCGTCTCTCGCTAGGGATTCATCAATATATTCAAAATAATATGGATCGGAGAAGTCGTACCCCGCTTGGGGCATCCAAGCATCGATATAATTCCAGATCTGCTCCAATTGGCGGAATGTCAAATGAGCCGGATGAAAGTCGCCGACATAGGTGAAGACGATATACTTGTGCGGAGCAAGCACATTCCGGTACAGGCTCAAGTCCTGCTGTTCAAAGGAATGTACTTCAGTAGAAGGATAATAGTAGGTGTAGCTGGGGTCCTCGACCATATGGGTTAATCCGATATAGAGATGCTCATGGACCTTATCGGGAACATGGGGCATGATTTGTGAAAAAAATTCGAGACCTGCGGCGTTCGCGGTATGATGTTCGTAATTCTCCTGCACATATATTTGGTTCTTTTTACCGACTAATAAGCATCCAGGCTTTACAACAAAAGCAGGTTCAAAAACAATTCCGTCTGCGACTCGTTCTAACCTCGATACGTCATATTTTTCTGTCAGCGTGATTTGTTGAAATTGTTTACGCAGGCTTGCCGGCGTGACGCCGAATTGTTTTTTGAAGGAGCGAATATAGGACTGCTCGTGCTCAAAGCCGAATTCAGCCGCGATATCAATGATTTTCCAGTTGGCATTCAGCAGATAGTCGATGCTCTGGCTTAGTTTTCTCGCCCGTATGTATTCCATGAGAGGATGTCCTGTGGAGTGGCGAATTAAGCGATGCAGGTGAAATTTAGATACGTGCAGCGATGCGGATAGCGTATCAAGCGTTAGGTTCGTTTTTAGATGTTTTTCGATATAACAGATGGTATCTTGAATAATTTGATA
This genomic window from Paenibacillus hexagrammi contains:
- a CDS encoding metal-dependent hydrolase — encoded protein: MLRIEYHGHSCIQVSDGQHSIIIDPFLSDNPAASAKPESIKADYVLLTHAHADHIQDAASITKQNDATLIAIHELATYMSWQGIKTQDMNIGGKLSLGFAEIHMVPAFHSSGIILHDQKSIVYAGMPAGLVIKWNGTTILHAGDTNLFSDMKLIGDKHSIDLAFLPIGDLYTMGPEDAVTAAEWLKAKFVVPVHYNTFSLIEQDGNAFIEQLAGKGIKGKALRPGESIEL
- a CDS encoding methyl-accepting chemotaxis protein, which translates into the protein MTITTHSSTQVLNSDAVLGALEHSLAMIEFDPQGKVLWANENFAKAMGYTTSEIKGMLHRQFCLQEYAESAEYKQLWDNLRHGIQFQEKIQRVTKVGKVIWLEATYTPVMLDGSVNAVLKVATDITSRLENSSAKVMEELKQMAGSLLGRAGEGIQRSKEVETAIGRIVKESNDNQQMYDALQKQADSIKGLIRTIRDIAAQTNLLALNAAIEAAHAGEFGRGFDIVAKEVRKLAGQVEGSTREVSSNIEGIHLQITQIGQGTSRSNLAIVDSQRLIEQALNEFSGIGEAARLLDSKASALVEML
- a CDS encoding lactonase family protein; translation: METNSRILAFIGSYADAAAPGLYACSYDTETGQLELLEQASGLQNPTFLTIDARSHKLYVLSEATDEEGKRCGAAATYEFHSETGQLTHLNTEKTVPATTCHIALDQTSQLAMVSSYHGGMVGVSPILPDGSLGVTSDIQQHEGSSLLPVQDRPRTHSVFVDRANRYVGVCDLGLDQIVMYKLDLESQRLISHGVTKVTPGSGPRHFALHRTLPYGYVINELNSTIIAFAYDEEKGQLTELQTVATLPEDYTGDNATADIHISPDGRFLYGSNRGHDSIVVFEIDSSSGKLSYVEHSSTLGGHPRNFGISPDGKFLLVANRDGNNIVTLARDGATGKLQPTGGELSVSKPVCIRFAE
- a CDS encoding AraC family transcriptional regulator, producing the protein MTTDHFYQIIQDTICYIEKHLKTNLTLDTLSASLHVSKFHLHRLIRHSTGHPLMEYIRARKLSQSIDYLLNANWKIIDIAAEFGFEHEQSYIRSFKKQFGVTPASLRKQFQQITLTEKYDVSRLERVADGIVFEPAFVVKPGCLLVGKKNQIYVQENYEHHTANAAGLEFFSQIMPHVPDKVHEHLYIGLTHMVEDPSYTYYYPSTEVHSFEQQDLSLYRNVLAPHKYIVFTYVGDFHPAHLTFRQLEQIWNYIDAWMPQAGYDFSDPYYFEYIDESLARDDYCEVGLYIPISSNVSIHS